One Candidatus Binataceae bacterium genomic window, ACGCTAGCGGAAATCATCGGCTCTGATTTTGGTTTTCCGGCAAAACGTGGAAAGCGCCCTACCGGCTTTTTTCAACTTTGCGTATGTCGTTCAGATTCAGATTGGGCGAAAGCCCAGTCAGCGGAAGCTGTCGTGAAAGCGGTAACCGCAATTCCAATTGAATCGGCTCGCTGGCGTCTGTGGGCTTGCTCTGAAGCGCCCGCCAGTTGCCGTGCTTCAGCAGCATCCTACCGCTTCCTCGAAGATGTCCGGGTTCTTGCGGTTGTTGTGGCGGAACTGAAACTCCGCGAGGTAGAGCGGGAGATACTTCCGGCTGACGTGGTGGTATGTGCCGATGATGCCACGCTTGAGCAACGCCCAGAACGATTCGATGCTATTGAGAGTAGCGCGACCGGATTCGCGTTTTGGGTAGTGGATCAGGGACCAGGCATGGCGCCAGTGGAGGAATGACCTAGGCAAACCGTACCGGGATAGGATACGGCGATTTTGCCCGGTAGCAGCTCTCCGGCAGCGCTATCCGGGTCCTTCGCAGCCGAAGAAGGACGCGAAATTGTGCCATTTTCAGCTTGTTAGCCCAATTTGGCCAAGATAGGAGACTCGTTGGTGGAGCAGAAGGGATTTGAACCCCCAAGAAAGTCCAGAAAATCTTAGGTTTTTCCGCCCGAAATGTGCCCCGAAATGGCCGTTTCGGTACAGTTTGCCCCACGTGGGGCAAACTCGATAAGGCTCTGCCAGTCGGCTTTGAGCCGTGGTCACGGCGCCATCCGCGAGCGTATGATACGTATGATACTTCTCTGGGCGCTGCGCCCGGTCGCATCGAGACCAAACGAGGTAAGTCCTGTGGCTGAGAAGGATTTTCACGTAAGCCTACCCCAAGAGGTGGTCGGTGGCTTTGGCTGGAACGAATCGGAAGTGCCCAGCCGCGTACGCGAGGCGCTCGTAATGGAGCTGTTACGGCTCGACAGGCTTTCGGAGGCGCAAGCCGCAGCCATTTTGGGACTCGCACGCTGGGAGCTTCTCGAAGTGATGGGGCGTTACGACGTACCGGCCGTTCGAATGAGCACAGAGGAACTCGATCGCGAGCTCGCCACCGAGGTCAAGCGTAGCGGCGCCGCATGATCGTCTCCGATGCCGGCCCAATCATTATCTTCGCCCGCATCGGTCGGCTTTCCCTTCTCCACGAGGTTGCCGGCTCCCTGCTAATCCCCGACGCTGTCTACGACGAGATTGTCCTAAAGAAAGGCGGTATGCCGGGCGCGGCCGAGGTGGCTCAAGCCGCGTGGATTCAGAAAGTCTCTGTCGCAGATCGTTCAATTGTTGATGGCCTGCCGAACGTTTTGCATGAAGGAGAGCGCGAAGCGATCGCCCTTGCCAAGGAGCGAGGCGCGCAATTGCTGGTTGACGAAATTCGTGCCCGACGCGTCGCCATTGACTGGGGAATCGACGTGATCGGGACGCTGCGCATCCTCGCCGAAGCGAAACGGTTGGGACTCGTCGATGCGGTTCGCCCGATCATCGCGGAGATGCAATCGAGTGGATACCGGTTCGACCGTGTTTTGGTCCGACGCTTCCTTGAGCGAATCGGCGAGGGGTAACCTGAATCGTTTTTCGCATCGAGGGCCGTCCACAGACGTTCAGCACGCCGGCAAATCATGAGGCGCCAACTCTCGCCTCTGACCCTGCGCTAGGGTAAAGGTGAAGGCGCGATGGCGGCGGTTGCGGATCTGCGGGAACAGACGATTCCAGTTCGACCTCCTCTCAAATGGGCAGGCGGCAAACGGTGGCTCGTTCCCCACCTGGCCGAACTATGGACGGCGCACCAGCACAGCCGTCTAGTCGAGCCCTTCTGCGGTGGTCTGGCCGTCGCCCTGAGCTTGCGTCCCAAGCGCGCGCTTCTGAACGACATCAACCCACACGCGGTGCATTTCTATTCGTGGCTGAAGCGCGGCCTCGAAGTAGATGACAGGCTCGAATTCGCCAACCGCGAGGCTCTCTTTTACGAGCACCGGAGCCGTTTCAACCAGCTCATTTCCAATGGCGGAGCCGCGTCCGCCGAAGCGGCGGCGCTCTTCTACTACCTGAACCGCACCTGTTACAACGGCCTGTGCCGCTTCAATTCGAGCGGCCAGTTCAACGTCCCATTTGGTCGATACAAACGCATCAACTATAGGCGCGATTTCAGCAGCTACCGCTGCATCCTTGGCAACTGGCAATTCTCGACCGGGGACTTTGAACAGGTCTCGGTCG contains:
- a CDS encoding Dam family site-specific DNA-(adenine-N6)-methyltransferase encodes the protein MAAVADLREQTIPVRPPLKWAGGKRWLVPHLAELWTAHQHSRLVEPFCGGLAVALSLRPKRALLNDINPHAVHFYSWLKRGLEVDDRLEFANREALFYEHRSRFNQLISNGGAASAEAAALFYYLNRTCYNGLCRFNSSGQFNVPFGRYKRINYRRDFSSYRCILGNWQFSTGDFEQVSVEPDDFLYADPPYDVEFRSYSKEGFSWDDQVRLAEWLSKHRGPTILSNQATDRILRLYAKLGFKLRMIDAPRMINCTGDRSPAKEVLATRGLD
- a CDS encoding UPF0175 family protein, encoding MAEKDFHVSLPQEVVGGFGWNESEVPSRVREALVMELLRLDRLSEAQAAAILGLARWELLEVMGRYDVPAVRMSTEELDRELATEVKRSGAA
- a CDS encoding DUF3368 domain-containing protein, whose translation is MIVSDAGPIIIFARIGRLSLLHEVAGSLLIPDAVYDEIVLKKGGMPGAAEVAQAAWIQKVSVADRSIVDGLPNVLHEGEREAIALAKERGAQLLVDEIRARRVAIDWGIDVIGTLRILAEAKRLGLVDAVRPIIAEMQSSGYRFDRVLVRRFLERIGEG